A single region of the Fusarium fujikuroi IMI 58289 draft genome, chromosome FFUJ_chr05 genome encodes:
- a CDS encoding probable NADH-ubiquinone oxidoreductase 19.3 kDa subunit, mitochondrial precursor translates to MLSSTRSAASMALRVKPKTAIVPFRTTAAAFTTNSRRDASALQTHSATGVGKVRREVPLPSEVAPKGALQYALTTLDAVTNWARQSSLWPMTFGLACCAVEMMHLSTPRYDQDRLGIIFRASPRQSDVMIVAGTLTNKMAPALRQVYDQMPDPRWVISMGSCANGGGYYHYSYSVVRDMSPNSPPHSYSPANSLVSCDRVVPVDVYVPGCPPTSEALMYGIFQLQRKMRNTRITRHWYRK, encoded by the exons ATGCTCTCTTCCACGCGGTCCGCGGCTTCAATGGCCCTTCGAG TCAAGCCTAAAACTGCCATTGTTCCTTTCCGAACTACCGCTGCCGCCTTCACTACCAACTCTCGCCGCGATGCGAGCGCCCTCCAGACTCATTCCGCAACTGGTGTAGGAAAGGTTCGCAGAGAGGTTCCGCTGCCCAGCGAGGTTGCTCCTAAGGGTGCCTTGCAGTATGCACT GACCACACTTGATGCCGTCACCAACTGGGCTCGTCAGTCCTCCCTTTGGCCCATGACCTTCGGTCTGGCCTGCTGTGCCGTCGAAATGATGCACCTCTCCACCCCCCGATACGATCAGGATCGCCTCGGTATTATTTTCCGTGCTTCGCCACGACAATCCGACGTCATGATTGTTGCTGGAACTCTCACAAACAAGATGGCCCCTGCTCTTCGACAGGTTTACGACCAGATGCCTGATCCCCGCTGGGTTATTTCCATGGGTTCATGTGCTAATGGTGGTGGATACTACCACTACAGCTACTCTGTCGTCCGAGATATGTCCCCCAACTCCCCCCCTCATTCATACAGTCCGGCTAACTCCCTAGTAAGCTGCGATCGTGTAGTCCCTGTTGACGTGTATGTCCCAGGCTGTCCTCCTACGAGTGAAGCATTGATGTACGGAATCTTCCAACTCCAACGGAAAATGAGGAACACTCGCATTACCCGACATTGGTACAGAAAGTAA